In Rhizobium oryzihabitans, one DNA window encodes the following:
- a CDS encoding DUF2934 domain-containing protein, which translates to MSDIDENWVRNRAHEIWEAVGCPNGKELDHWFQAMDEYLSLVERDGESSPGDPVPVQDTGSGEAAVKSKSPGKMSE; encoded by the coding sequence ATGTCGGACATCGATGAGAACTGGGTTCGCAATCGCGCGCATGAAATATGGGAAGCAGTAGGGTGCCCGAACGGAAAAGAACTCGACCACTGGTTTCAAGCCATGGATGAATATCTGTCTTTGGTCGAAAGAGATGGAGAGAGCTCGCCCGGTGACCCTGTCCCGGTTCAGGATACCGGTAGTGGGGAGGCGGCCGTAAAGTCCAAATCGCCAGGAAAAATGTCGGAATAG
- a CDS encoding acetate/propionate family kinase → MSAKLLITFNAGSSTVKIGLFSVEGRHLEPVGKGMIDFRSTPLRFQFLEGSQHVDVELKAQPGEELDEVLGEAFNHLAGHYRLDCLAAIGHRVVHGGDIFSGPVLVDEGSLRQMEALVPLAPLHQPQALRLIRAIRRLRPDLRQTASFDTSFHRTNSDLVRRFALPRALHERGIKRYGFHGLSYAFIAGELARNWPQLAGGKVVAAHLGSGASLCAMQDGGSVDTSMGFSTLDGVPMATRCGALDAGVLLHLLSQEGMPVAALEDMLYHRSGLLGVSGIGADSRDLLASEAPQAREALDLFTLRVAGEAARLAATVGGLDAMVFTAGIGEHQPAIRADICSRLMWLGIDLDPAANAANQSIITSAASRIPVIIIATDEEQVIATDALGVLMM, encoded by the coding sequence ATGAGCGCCAAGCTGCTGATCACGTTCAACGCCGGTTCGTCGACCGTCAAGATCGGCCTGTTCTCCGTGGAAGGGCGGCATCTCGAACCTGTCGGCAAGGGCATGATCGACTTTCGAAGCACGCCGCTGCGCTTCCAATTCCTGGAAGGGTCGCAGCATGTCGATGTCGAGCTCAAGGCACAACCGGGCGAGGAACTGGACGAGGTTCTCGGCGAAGCGTTCAATCATCTGGCAGGGCACTACAGGCTCGACTGTCTGGCGGCGATCGGGCATCGCGTGGTGCATGGCGGCGACATATTCTCAGGCCCGGTGCTTGTCGATGAAGGTTCACTACGTCAGATGGAGGCCCTTGTTCCGTTAGCGCCGCTGCACCAACCGCAGGCCCTTAGACTGATCCGCGCCATCAGGCGGCTCCGGCCAGACCTTCGCCAGACCGCTTCCTTTGACACGAGCTTTCATCGCACAAATTCCGACCTGGTGCGCCGCTTCGCCCTCCCGCGAGCACTCCACGAGCGCGGGATCAAGCGCTACGGGTTTCACGGACTATCTTACGCGTTCATCGCAGGCGAGCTCGCACGCAACTGGCCACAACTGGCCGGCGGCAAGGTCGTTGCTGCCCATCTTGGTTCCGGTGCCAGCCTCTGCGCCATGCAGGACGGCGGCAGCGTCGATACCAGCATGGGCTTTTCGACCCTCGACGGCGTGCCGATGGCGACGCGATGCGGCGCGCTGGATGCCGGCGTGCTTCTCCATCTGCTGTCGCAGGAAGGGATGCCGGTGGCAGCTCTGGAGGATATGCTCTATCACCGCTCCGGACTACTCGGTGTTTCCGGCATCGGCGCCGACAGCCGCGACCTTCTGGCCAGCGAGGCGCCGCAAGCAAGGGAGGCTCTGGATCTCTTCACGCTGCGCGTCGCCGGAGAAGCTGCTCGGCTTGCCGCAACGGTGGGTGGTCTCGATGCCATGGTGTTCACCGCCGGCATCGGCGAGCATCAACCAGCGATCAGGGCCGACATCTGCAGCCGACTGATGTGGCTCGGCATCGATCTCGATCCCGCCGCGAACGCCGCCAATCAGTCGATCATAACAAGCGCCGCGAGTCGGATCCCGGTGATCATCATTGCGACGGACGAGGAGCAGGTGATCGCCACCGATGCCCTGGGCGTCCTGATGATGTGA
- a CDS encoding bifunctional enoyl-CoA hydratase/phosphate acetyltransferase: MFFRSEAIVAPGRLRNRTFDELELGDTASLVRVAGVDKGEIDPPMATGEGDASPDTAAEAMHVFNSVVTNGAWTGTLISEVLGSQLPGPGTTYLGQEFRFLKPVLSGDTITATVRVTRKLPANRVVILDTTCSNQKGEEVLSGTATVIAPAHSIEWPTPQPSGHATARSDRYDAFVRQARELPMVRAAIVHPCSTEAILAAVEVRERGLFEPLLVGPEAKIRAAAAVAKTDLDGIAIEHAPHSHAAAARAVELAVSGRVAVLVKGSLHTDELLGAIVAPGSGLRTERRISHVFALDVPAYSKPLIVTDAAINIQPTLDQKRDICQNAVDLLRALGVEKPRVAVLAAVETVNLKMQATLDAAALTVMAARSQITGAYVDGPLAFDNAISIDAARTKGIVSEVAGKADILLVPDLEAGNMLAKQLIYFAGATAAGIVLGARVPIVLTSRSDPLAARIASAALAKLLVGRSERLAAGTAA, translated from the coding sequence ATGTTTTTCAGAAGTGAGGCTATCGTGGCTCCCGGCAGGCTGAGGAATCGAACATTTGACGAGTTGGAGCTCGGAGACACGGCCTCTCTGGTGCGGGTCGCGGGCGTGGACAAAGGCGAGATCGACCCGCCAATGGCAACGGGCGAAGGCGATGCGTCACCGGATACGGCTGCCGAGGCGATGCACGTCTTCAATAGCGTCGTCACGAATGGTGCATGGACGGGCACGCTGATTTCCGAAGTGTTGGGTTCGCAACTGCCCGGGCCCGGGACAACCTATCTCGGACAGGAGTTCCGCTTCCTCAAGCCGGTCCTGTCTGGCGACACGATCACAGCGACGGTTCGCGTCACCAGGAAACTGCCGGCAAACCGGGTTGTGATCCTCGACACGACATGCTCGAACCAGAAGGGCGAAGAGGTCCTCTCAGGGACTGCGACGGTGATTGCGCCTGCCCATTCCATAGAGTGGCCAACGCCGCAACCGTCCGGTCACGCAACGGCACGCAGCGATCGATACGACGCCTTTGTGCGGCAGGCCCGCGAACTGCCGATGGTACGCGCGGCGATCGTGCATCCATGCTCGACCGAGGCAATACTCGCTGCCGTCGAAGTCCGCGAAAGAGGATTGTTCGAGCCGCTCCTTGTCGGCCCCGAGGCCAAGATCCGGGCGGCGGCGGCAGTCGCGAAAACCGACCTCGACGGGATCGCGATCGAGCACGCGCCGCATAGCCATGCCGCGGCGGCGCGTGCGGTGGAACTTGCCGTTTCCGGCAGGGTGGCGGTCCTTGTCAAAGGCAGCCTGCATACAGACGAATTGCTTGGCGCCATCGTCGCGCCGGGATCCGGGTTGAGAACCGAGCGCCGCATCAGCCATGTGTTCGCGCTGGACGTGCCCGCCTACAGCAAGCCGTTGATCGTTACCGATGCGGCGATCAATATCCAGCCGACGCTCGATCAGAAGCGAGACATTTGCCAGAACGCAGTCGATCTGCTGCGGGCACTTGGCGTCGAAAAGCCGCGCGTTGCTGTGCTCGCCGCAGTCGAGACGGTGAATCTAAAGATGCAGGCGACCCTCGATGCGGCCGCCCTGACCGTAATGGCGGCGCGGAGTCAGATTACTGGCGCGTACGTCGACGGGCCGCTCGCATTCGACAATGCGATCAGTATCGATGCGGCGCGGACCAAAGGGATCGTCTCCGAGGTCGCCGGCAAAGCCGACATCCTCCTGGTCCCCGACCTTGAAGCAGGCAACATGCTCGCCAAACAACTCATCTATTTTGCCGGAGCAACGGCAGCCGGGATCGTGCTCGGGGCACGCGTGCCGATCGTGCTGACCAGCCGCTCCGACCCGCTCGCCGCGCGGATCGCTTCGGCAGCCCTCGCAAAGTTGCTTGTGGGCCGCAGCGAGCGGCTCGCGGCGGGGACAGCAGCATGA